The sequence below is a genomic window from Silene latifolia isolate original U9 population chromosome 7, ASM4854445v1, whole genome shotgun sequence.
CTTTTGCCTCTTTGTGACCCAAGATATCTAAGGCTCCCTTACCCGAACCCGAATCAAGAAATAGCCTTAGGTCTTGCGCCAAACCCTTGTAGAAATTATTGATCAACTCGGGCTCGGATATGCCATGGTGAGGGCATAACCGTTGGAGTctcttgtacctctcccaagcctcatacaAAGTCTCATCTTCCTCTTGAGTGAACCCTTGCAACTCACTCTTTACCTTAGCCGTTCTTGAAGGAGGAAAGTATTTTTTCAAGAAGGCCGAGGAGAGCTCATCCCAAGTCTTGAAAGAGTCGGGATCACAATTCTTTAGCCAATCCTTAGCCGCTCCCCTTAGTGATCTAGGGAACAACCTTAGACGGACCGCATCATCGGATACCCCATTCATCTTATACATGTCACAATTGTCAAGAAAATCATTGAGATGGTCATTAGGGTTCTCCAAGGGACCTCCCCAAAATTGGTTATCTTGCACTAGGTTAAGCAAAGCATTCTTAATTTCAAAATTATTTGCTTGAATCCTAGGCCTTTGAACACTAGAATTCACAATATGCTTTGGGGCCATGTAGTCCCTAATCGGAACCGGTTCACCCATTGTTGTACTTTCCGGATTTTCAAATGAATTCTTAAAAACCACTACACACTCAAGTGAAAAGGTTAGCAAGACAAACGGCACACCAAAGTGTGCAAAAGCAACAATaacttagtctaaactagaataAAACAACTAATATCAAGCcaatgctccccggcaacggcgccattttggtagcggggtttgtcgcactcccccaatcaaataattaactcaactaatgtagtagggtagtcgaggtcgaaccacaaggagcatGGGTGATTATTAATTGTCTAAATTCTTACGTTTAGCTAAGTCGGAGAAAATAAGGAGGGTGGTAACAAACTAGCACTTAAACTAACAAATTTAAAGGCTATAAACTAGACAAGATAAGAACAAGCTAAAAGATAAAGgatagatcaaataaagagaaggactagaactcggttctcccacaaatataagtaattccacatactaatcgtctcggctaatcaaacggggtagaaaggtaagggggagatggctctaattcgcctagaacctcccttccggtctcgcaataggacactagctactccgactaacccccctcccgggttcgaaagccggtatccctaactcaaaacccgacaaccccaagaacatgcattttcccaaggaggtcaagtaaatggtcaaggtcattaagcactcatcgtattccgggtcatcccactcccccttccggaggtcgatttcaaacgctagtctagaggcaccctccctcggttctcccttccggtctcaaccttagttggtgacaaggcTAAATTTCGGGTGtccaatttacaacctaaccaacttccgttggtggtcaagggtcacaagttgacactacccaaaacccaaacctTAAGCAAgcaaattcctctaaactaccctcaccaattttccccacaaattagccttaatgataattagttagtgaaattacccatatcgggtcaaaccgagtcctagaaggagactactcactaatcatgtctCTAAAGGCTAAATAAACAACAAAGATGGAATCTTTAAACATAAACATGGATGGAATATGAATTctacttctaaacatgcaacaatccaacttaaattataaggaaagacaatttaattcaagagacAATGAAGATTAAACTTAAAGGCACAAGCTTTAACTCAATAAacacaaagactcaatctttaacatgagaaatcaaagattcaatcttgtaaacaacaatggtgagaagagaaaagatgaacaagagagagaataacaacaatctaacataaacaattaagattaaacttgaaagaaaaataaatgtaaacaaatgaaattaggaagagaaattataccacttaattgcaaaaggtggaaacttggattgaaatatggaaggattcttcaattctccaaatacaacccaaaattactaattgtaaactaatgaaaagggaagaacttgaatgaacaaaagaataattaaactaataattaaagaaagataacaactttttattgaatgaaaataagagaggaaatataagggttttacaatattgagagagaataagATGAACTAGTCTAATTTCTAAGGTAAAGTAATGTGTAATGTCTAATATGTCCCTTTTATACTACACTAATAATACCactaataataccaataataatactactaataataataataataataatcctccCAAAATTGTGTCACACGACACACTTCTAATACCCAAAAACACAATCCCCTCCTACAAAAGCCAAGACACCCTTTGTCTTCTTCTACCCAAGACCACGTGACACAGGAAACAACTCCCTCAAAACTTGTACCCGACCGGGCAACATTGCACCCGCCCGGGTATAACTTCACCCGGCCGGGCATAATTAACTCCTTCGGCTGCACGATTCACCCGGTAGAGTCAATTAAATCCCCAACTTgatttcttcttccttcttccttAAAAGCATCGATTTGCAAATTCAACTCGGGTTTCTATTCAAAGGTAATTTCGGATCTATGATTGCTCAATTCAGTAGCAAGATCGAAAGTGGAGGTCTAATTGATGTTGCTCGTTGTTGTTTGGTATTGAACGGAGCAGCTGAGGTCGTGGGCTCAGTGCCGTCgatggtgggaggagatgagttGTGGTGAATTGGTGGTCGGAAGTGGAGGAGCAGGTGATGAAGGTTGAACTGGGCGGAAACGGAGTCGGGTGCTCGAGCCATGGTGGTGCAAATCAGGTGGGTTGTTGGGATTGGTGGTGAATTTGATGGGTTAATGGAGTTTAAGGAATCATGGACGAATTTGTGAATGTTGGATGATGAATGTgaattgaagatgatgatgatgaatgaaTTGAAAATTGCCATTTTTTAATGGAGAATGATTGTTGGAAAATTGGGGAAACAATGAAGCAGGGGATTGATTTTGGTTGATTGGGTTTTCAAGGTTTTGGTTGACTTTGACTTGGCCATTGTTGGCTTGTTGCGTCATTTGCTTTACACGATTACTCAAACCCGCCTTAATTCCCGTCTCAACCCGGTACCTATATAACATAAATACCAAAATTCAGAGAAAAGGCATAAATTGACACAAATTAATATAACGTAACTAATATTCTATTTTATTCTAAAATCACTAAATAAAACTTACTcgagttatttaattaatcaAATAAGAGATAAAGTATGTACCAAAAATGGGTAAAATATTGTGTTATCATCGAGCTCGCGTTAaattaaagctcgcaagcttgataATGAGCATATGTTTTCCAAGCTCGAGTATTGCTTCATGGCACAAGCCGAGGAGGCCAAGTTCTTGCtcggctcggctcggctcgttatCACCCATATGTCGATCCCCCTTACCCGCTATTTACCCGAGCCTTTGTGATGTTAGGATAACTTTATTACTAATGTTGTCACTAAAATGGGAATGTATCATGTATGAATTGAGAATTGAAGCTTTATGGGCCGTGGATGTCATTAGGGATGGGCGAAGGTCGATATAGCCTCACCGAGCCATCAAGCAAAATCTCTAACGATACTCGACAGTCTACGCACCAAGGTAACCAATATCGCAGTCATATCGGCCTTAACGGGTGAAAATCTATACTCGACTTAGAGATGCAAAATAAAATGCATTCGACCTAgacatgaaaaataaaataacaaaacGCAAGTGCGATTGTCGTTTTCGTAAAACAAAATTTGATGGTTGTTGAAGATTGAAGATGAACACAAAAgtcaaatttaaatataactggtATGCGACCACTCAAGTGGTACGTTATTTTATATTGTTAAGACTTTTTTTAAGAAGACTTAGAGAGCAATGTTTAGGCATAGCTTTTGCTAAAATTTCATTTGAAATTCCAATAGCAATAATGCATAAAACCCATAATCCAACCCGAAAAAACCGAAAAGTTGATGATTTAATACCGAAATGACCTGACCCACGATCAATGCAATAACCACTACAACACGAATTGTCGTCCAAAAATTCAAATATGTTACTGAGTGATCGTGTTAGTAACCTGGCGCGATATTGTATGGACAAAATTAATTTAACCGACTTGTCAATAGAAGTGACCATACCCGATAATGACTCTACCTGAATCCAACTCAATGTGAGCATGCTCTAGTAGACCCTTTTCCAATCCTTGCCCAAGTTTGAGTAAATATGAGTCATAACTCATAAGTTATGTTTTCCAATTGTTCTTGATCAAATTAACTTTTTGACATTTAATAGAATACCTTCATATTAAACAAAACCTCGCTAAATAATACGAGTGTTGAATATTACGTTGAACCAACCATAACAAGGGCGATTTTGATGCTGAGGGGGTTTAATCCGAGGTTATGAGTACCAGCGCTCATAACTTTACCAACTAAACTAGTTGACATTTTCATAGGTAAGTTCGTTGTACTGAATATTACGTTGAACCAACCATAACAACAAATAACAGATCAATTGTGCGCTATCTCATTTTCCATATTTTCCGTTTACAAAtgtatttaattcatttttttcagTCCCATTTCCATAGGTTGTTCAACTTCATCCAGTAGAAATTCTGTTGACCCAATTAAAATTTTACTTCTTGTATCATATAGTGCCGTCCGACGTGATGCCAATGTTCCTTACATCAATATTATTGGTTTAACAAAAGTAAATTACCAAATAATAACGTTGACTTAGAAAAAGATAGCTAAACAACTTTTAGATTCCACACTATTTTCTTGTAAATATATGATCAAAAATCACCTTTTattcttacaaaaaaaaaagacatatTATCATTATTTCCTTACCATGGGGAAaaacgtatttttattaatggcAATTTTAATTACCCAATTATTATATATTGAAACTAATGCACAAACATACGTAAATTCCGGTTGTGAAGAATATTATTTCAATTACACCCATGGTAGTACATTTGAAAAAAATCTCAAACTTCTTTTCAACAATCTAATTCCAAAATCCTCTTCTCTAAAATTCTATAATTCGACAGTCGGTGTTGGTTCCGACAAAGTATATGGATTCTTTCAATGTCGATATGACGTTGGCCTCGATGTTTGTACCTCGTGTGTTACAGGTGCAAGTAAGAAGTTAATCGAAAAGTGTTCATTAAAGGGTGAAGGTGTATCATGGTACTATGAGTGTATGTTGCGGTATTCTAGCCGTAACATCTTCTCTACGTACGAGACATATCCGGTATATGGAAGAACTAACTCGATGAATGTATCAAACTACGACGAGTATGCTCCAATTCTATCAAAGACGATGAATGAACTCATCAACAATGCTTCGTCTTCCTTACAATATCTCGCTTTTGGCAAAACGAATTGGACATTGTTTTCGACATTGTATAGTTTTGCGCAGTGCACCCCTGATATTGATAGTTTCGGGTGTAAGAATTGTCTCAAATCGGCTTTATCTCAAACAGCCGGTTGTTGTATCAATGCTTTATCGGCGATGATTTACCTGCCCAGTTGCCAGTTGAGGTACGAAATGAACCCCTTTCTGAAAGATCACTCGTCTGCTATCGATCAAGGTGAGTTATTTCGAGAGTAATCATTTATAAACATTTTCCATTTCGACACAACTCTTGCTATTTGCTTATATTAAAATGTACGATTTTTAATCAGTATGGTGGCGACCAAGCATGAAACGAGCATTAAAGGTGGCAATAATTGTAGCGGTAGCTGTTTGCACATCGGTTGGATTGATAACTCTAGGAGTTGTTTTGTCGATATGTTTGAAACGTAGAAGCCGTAAAGAAGGGAACGGTGTACCTACAAAGTCATCAAGTAGCCTGCATGATAGTACCGGTAAGCCATCAAACATATGAAGAAGATTTTTGTAGTTTCTGTTAAATCATAGAAGTATAAATTAGGAGAATGTCGATTAGCCCATTTGGTTGATTATTGGTGGATTTTAGAAAGAAAAAGTTGTTTGTATAAGAAAAGAAAACACAATATTTATATACAAAAAGATCGTCATGGCCAAGAGCCAAGGCCTAAGTTCTTTATAGACGAAAGCGCAATTTCTCGTAATCAATATAGTTAGAAATTTTAATCAGTGGCAGAGCCAGAAATTATTGGAGAATGTGGGATCGTTTTAAACTTACAGTTAATCATCTGTCGTCAACTCGAGATTTTTAAAAGAAATTATTCAATGATATGAAATGTCACTTTTCCAAAAACATGAATGTGGCTTTAGCTAGAATCGACGTAATAAGATCTTATCGTGGGATCGTATACTCATAACTACTTGCTGCTAACATTAGTAGTCTAGTAATTAGTCGGTCAATTAAACTTCGTGGATAAGATCAATTGATCAAATAGTTCTAATGCTTAGGCAATATCCTATGAAATACAACATTAATGAATCAAGGTTTAAATAGTTAGTTTCATTTGCTTAAACAGGAAAAATCGAGGCAGAGGATTACCTAGACTCGGAATTTGTGCAGTATGATTTCAACTCACTAAAAGTTGCAACGGGGCAGTTTGCAACAGAAAACATGTTGGGTGAAGGAGGGTTTGGTATTGTTTACAAGGGAACACTTGAGAATGGACAACTGTTAGCCATTAAGAGACTCTCGGATCACACGACTGGACAACGTATACAAGAATTTAAGACGGAGGCTCGCCTACTAGCCAAGCTTAAACACAAAAATCTGGTTAAGCTAGTAGGATTTTGCTCCGACAGAGATGAAAAACTGCTCGTCTATGAGTATTTGTCTAATTCGAGCTTGGATCACTTTTTGTTTGGTATATCTTCTTTAACAATTTCATATGTTTAGTGTCATTTTTGCATGAAATGAAATAGTTTTTGACATGAATGTATTTGCTGTGAACTGACTTAGTCTGTTGATGGTATTAAAGATCCAAGTAAGCGACCGTCTATGGATTGGGTAACACGGTACAAAATTATAATGGGAATTGCAAGAGGTCTTCAGTATCTCCATGAAGATTCCCGGTTCACAATTATACATCGTGACCTTAAACCAGGAAATATTCTATTGGATAAGGAAATGAACCCGAAGATAGCTGACTTTGGCCTAGCAAGACTTTTCGAAGGTGCACAAAAGTTTGGGAACACCGTTCACATTGTCGGGACACAGTATGTCTACCCTTCAATGCTACCAATTTTATGGCTTGAGTTTCCTAGATATAGTACATCTCTTCTACTTGATCATTTTATACCGAATCTAACTATCTTTGTGAACATGGGATAACTAAAACTGATCTATCAACTCATATTGTCAATCCTAAACTAGCAGAAGACTTGAACGTTTTTCATTACGAGCAAGTATGAAAAaacttactccctcctattctacataaccttccctttttcctttttcatctattcacaataccttccccctttccttatttagtaaagttttatacttattttaatcaccttacccccacaacaataccccacaattaccatactttatcttattttaatcactttaccccacaacaatacttattttaatcacctcactcCACAATAATACCCACAATACCTTCTCTCTTTCCAATTATCTCaccccaccacaatactttaacttatttaattcaaacaccCTTAATTCCCGTGCCACCCATGAATAGGGAAGGTTAtcgggaataggagggagtatatgtaaACTACAGACCGATAAGATTATAAGATTCATAATTCTAAACGACTAGCTTTATCGAAATTAAATGAGGTGTGCAGAGGATACATGGCACCAGAATACTTGATGGCAGGGGACTACTCCGAAAAATCTGATGCCTATAGTTTTGGAATCGTGCTTTTAGAGATTGTGAGTGGCCAGAAGAACAAGAAATCCAAGAATTCACCGCGTAAGGAGGACCTCCAAATTCATGTAAGTTCAATGGTCTATACCTATTTTGAAAATACACAACCATAG
It includes:
- the LOC141590773 gene encoding cysteine-rich receptor-like protein kinase 25, giving the protein MAILITQLLYIETNAQTYVNSGCEEYYFNYTHGSTFEKNLKLLFNNLIPKSSSLKFYNSTVGVGSDKVYGFFQCRYDVGLDVCTSCVTGASKKLIEKCSLKGEGVSWYYECMLRYSSRNIFSTYETYPVYGRTNSMNVSNYDEYAPILSKTMNELINNASSSLQYLAFGKTNWTLFSTLYSFAQCTPDIDSFGCKNCLKSALSQTAGCCINALSAMIYLPSCQLRYEMNPFLKDHSSAIDQVWWRPSMKRALKVAIIVAVAVCTSVGLITLGVVLSICLKRRSRKEGNGVPTKSSSSLHDSTGKIEAEDYLDSEFVQYDFNSLKVATGQFATENMLGEGGFGIVYKGTLENGQLLAIKRLSDHTTGQRIQEFKTEARLLAKLKHKNLVKLVGFCSDRDEKLLVYEYLSNSSLDHFLFDPSKRPSMDWVTRYKIIMGIARGLQYLHEDSRFTIIHRDLKPGNILLDKEMNPKIADFGLARLFEGAQKFGNTVHIVGTQYVYPSMLPILWLEFPRYSTSLLLDHFIPNLTIFVNMG